From a region of the Deinococcus metallilatus genome:
- the lsrF gene encoding 3-hydroxy-5-phosphonooxypentane-2,4-dione thiolase, with the protein MFEQMSWGKRNRLSRIVKPDGRSLMLAIDHGYFMGSTTGMEEPARAIAPLLPHIDALMVTPGLLGPCVDASLEAGIVLRASGGNTILAEDIDDEAYILSARQAVSLNASAVAVNVYVGSTHSHRTITNMTRAIEDASQYHLPVVGVTAAGKGLASKKDKRYLSHASRLLAELGADLIKTYYTEGFEEIVLKCPVPIIVAGGPRLDSYRDVLEMTYNAVQMGAIGVDMGRNIWQSDHPAAIIQGIKGILHGGLTLNEADDLVRSLCTPENERAKLFEFNADDEKLNKVH; encoded by the coding sequence ATGTTTGAACAGATGAGCTGGGGAAAGCGCAACCGCCTCTCTCGCATCGTGAAGCCCGATGGGCGCTCACTGATGCTCGCCATCGACCACGGCTACTTCATGGGTTCGACCACCGGCATGGAGGAACCCGCCAGGGCCATCGCGCCCCTGTTGCCCCACATCGACGCCCTGATGGTCACGCCCGGGCTGCTCGGCCCCTGCGTGGACGCGAGTCTGGAGGCGGGCATCGTGCTGCGCGCGTCCGGCGGGAACACCATCCTGGCGGAGGACATCGACGACGAGGCCTACATCCTGAGCGCGCGGCAGGCGGTGTCGCTGAATGCCTCCGCCGTCGCCGTCAACGTGTATGTGGGGTCCACCCACTCCCACCGCACCATCACCAACATGACCCGCGCCATCGAGGATGCCAGCCAGTACCACCTTCCGGTGGTGGGCGTCACCGCCGCTGGCAAGGGCCTGGCCAGCAAGAAGGACAAGCGCTACCTCTCGCACGCCAGCCGCCTGCTGGCCGAACTCGGGGCCGACCTGATCAAGACCTACTACACCGAGGGCTTCGAGGAGATCGTCCTGAAGTGCCCGGTGCCGATCATCGTGGCGGGTGGGCCGCGCCTGGACTCCTACCGCGACGTGCTGGAGATGACCTACAACGCCGTGCAGATGGGGGCCATCGGCGTGGACATGGGCCGCAATATCTGGCAGTCCGACCACCCGGCCGCGATCATCCAGGGCATCAAGGGGATTCTCCACGGCGGCCTGACGCTGAATGAGGCGGACGACCTGGTGCGCAGCCTCTGTACCCCGGAGAACGAGCGGGCCAAGCTCTTCGAGTTCAACGCTGACGACGAGAAGCTGAACAAGGTCCACTGA
- the lsrK gene encoding autoinducer-2 kinase: protein MSGSLLAIDAGTGSVRAVLFTPEGEQRAVASQEWTHEGDGTPGVMNFAVERNWRLICDCIRQVMQRGGVSADQVLAVSASSMREAIVLYDRDGREIWACANVDARAADQVRFLQQQHTDLEQQTYRESGQTYALSAIPRLLWIKQHQPELFARVHRLSMLSDWVLYRLSGALASDPSNACTSGMFSLRRRDWSTLGLERLGLPTDIFPPVVEAGTAFAEVSPQAARDTGLHAGTPVVMGGGDVQLGCVGLGVVGPGDTAILGGTFWQQEVNLPAPTVDPAMDIRVNCHAVPGLWQAETIAFFVGASMRWFRDVFCQDEKKRAELEGVDAYTLLEEQARQVPPGAHGVLPIFSDVMRYSAWYHAAPSFLNLSLDPSQSGRHVLFRSLQENAAIVTAQNLLLIRQFTHIDSDVLTFAGGGSKGDLWCQILADVTGKPVRVPVVKEATALGTAIAAGTGADIYPTLAEGGTALVRWERIYTPDPQTTALYEQVAARWKEAYRVQRGLVDRQVTDSLWKAPGL, encoded by the coding sequence ATGAGTGGCTCCCTGCTGGCCATCGATGCCGGAACAGGGAGCGTGCGCGCGGTCCTCTTCACCCCTGAGGGCGAGCAGCGGGCGGTCGCCAGCCAGGAGTGGACCCACGAGGGGGACGGCACACCCGGCGTCATGAATTTCGCCGTGGAACGCAACTGGCGGCTGATCTGCGACTGCATTCGGCAGGTCATGCAGCGCGGCGGAGTCAGTGCGGACCAGGTGCTGGCCGTCAGCGCGAGCAGCATGCGCGAGGCCATCGTGCTCTACGACCGGGACGGCCGCGAGATCTGGGCCTGCGCCAACGTCGACGCGCGGGCGGCGGATCAGGTGAGGTTCCTCCAGCAGCAACACACCGACCTCGAACAGCAGACCTACCGGGAGAGCGGGCAGACCTATGCCCTGAGCGCCATCCCGCGGCTCCTCTGGATCAAGCAGCACCAGCCCGAGCTGTTCGCCCGGGTCCACCGGCTCAGCATGCTGAGCGACTGGGTGCTCTACCGCCTCAGCGGCGCGCTCGCCAGTGACCCGTCCAACGCCTGCACCAGCGGGATGTTCAGCCTGCGCCGCCGCGACTGGTCCACCCTGGGGCTGGAGCGCCTCGGCCTGCCCACGGACATCTTCCCGCCCGTCGTCGAGGCTGGCACCGCCTTTGCCGAGGTCAGCCCGCAAGCTGCCCGCGACACCGGCCTGCACGCGGGCACGCCGGTGGTGATGGGTGGCGGCGATGTCCAGCTCGGCTGCGTGGGGCTGGGCGTGGTGGGACCGGGGGACACGGCGATCCTGGGCGGCACCTTCTGGCAGCAGGAGGTGAACCTGCCCGCCCCCACGGTGGACCCCGCCATGGACATCCGGGTCAACTGCCACGCGGTCCCGGGCCTCTGGCAGGCGGAAACCATCGCCTTCTTCGTCGGCGCCTCGATGCGCTGGTTCCGGGACGTCTTCTGTCAGGACGAGAAGAAGCGGGCGGAACTGGAGGGCGTCGACGCCTACACGTTGCTGGAGGAGCAGGCGCGGCAGGTGCCCCCCGGCGCCCACGGCGTCCTCCCGATCTTCAGTGACGTCATGCGCTACAGCGCCTGGTATCACGCCGCCCCCTCATTCCTGAACCTCTCACTCGACCCGTCGCAGTCGGGCCGCCATGTCCTGTTCCGTTCCCTCCAGGAGAACGCCGCCATCGTCACCGCCCAGAACCTGCTGCTGATCCGGCAGTTCACACACATCGACAGCGACGTGCTGACGTTTGCTGGCGGGGGCAGCAAGGGTGACCTGTGGTGCCAGATCCTGGCGGATGTCACGGGCAAGCCCGTCCGCGTCCCCGTCGTCAAGGAGGCCACGGCCCTCGGCACCGCGATTGCCGCCGGGACAGGGGCAGACATCTACCCCACCCTGGCCGAGGGAGGCACCGCTCTGGTGCGCTGGGAACGCATCTACACGCCCGATCCCCAGACCACGGCCCTCTACGAGCAGGTGGCCGCCCGCTGGAAGGAAGCGTACCGGGTCCAGCGGGGCCTGGTCGACCGGCAGGTCACCGACTCGCTCTGGAAAGCGCCAGGACTCTGA
- a CDS encoding ABC transporter substrate-binding protein, which translates to MRHRTLSVAVTSFLVLGSGASAADLRFSTWAGGEGLALLQQLAQEYAAKTGTNVKVEVTPFADYSRKLAVQIASGDAPDIGWVAERDVPTFIASNNLANLSALGKDASFNLNDFPTSSLALWKRGGNLYGIPFSNSPLVLFYNKDLFKQAGIADPLTQYAKGQWSYNDFQKSALSIKQKTGSSGARVMRIDPKAWAGGLLAVLWSNGGGVYDKNMKCNLNSPGSLQAFSLMQNMMFKDQSMPRPGDQTSFDGGKLGMYFDNISYAGQLKDAKFKWGIAPLPKGTAGRITQLGQAGYAVFSKGKNQAEAINFLKFLASKENMARTAKFFPPPRQSVLRSSAYLNANPAVPASALKTALISQLGSARVLQTDTNWLKANDAITGSLDQVFQPGANTKAILDRTCQTVDGL; encoded by the coding sequence ATGCGTCACCGTACCCTGTCCGTCGCCGTCACCTCGTTCCTTGTCCTCGGCAGCGGTGCTTCTGCCGCCGATCTGCGCTTCAGCACCTGGGCAGGTGGGGAGGGCCTGGCCCTCTTGCAGCAGCTCGCTCAGGAGTACGCGGCCAAGACGGGCACGAACGTCAAGGTCGAGGTCACGCCCTTCGCGGACTACAGCCGCAAGCTCGCCGTGCAGATCGCCTCGGGGGACGCCCCGGATATCGGCTGGGTGGCGGAGCGGGACGTGCCGACCTTCATCGCCTCGAACAACCTCGCCAACCTGAGCGCGCTGGGCAAGGATGCCTCTTTCAACCTGAACGACTTCCCGACCTCCTCGCTGGCCCTCTGGAAGCGGGGCGGCAATCTGTACGGCATTCCCTTCTCGAACTCGCCACTGGTGCTCTTCTACAACAAGGACCTTTTCAAGCAGGCCGGGATCGCGGACCCGCTGACCCAGTACGCGAAGGGGCAGTGGAGCTACAACGACTTCCAGAAGAGTGCCCTGAGCATCAAACAGAAAACCGGCAGTTCCGGTGCCCGCGTGATGCGCATCGACCCCAAGGCCTGGGCGGGCGGTCTGCTGGCGGTCCTGTGGTCGAACGGTGGCGGCGTGTACGACAAAAATATGAAGTGCAACCTCAACTCCCCCGGGAGCCTGCAAGCCTTCAGCCTGATGCAGAACATGATGTTCAAAGATCAGTCCATGCCTCGCCCCGGCGACCAGACCAGCTTCGACGGCGGCAAGCTCGGCATGTACTTCGACAACATCAGCTATGCCGGGCAACTCAAGGATGCCAAGTTCAAGTGGGGCATCGCGCCGCTGCCCAAGGGCACGGCGGGCCGGATTACGCAACTCGGGCAGGCCGGGTACGCTGTCTTCAGCAAGGGAAAGAACCAGGCGGAGGCCATCAATTTCCTGAAGTTCCTCGCCTCGAAGGAGAACATGGCCCGCACCGCCAAGTTCTTCCCGCCGCCCCGCCAGTCGGTCCTCAGGAGCAGCGCCTACCTGAACGCCAACCCCGCCGTTCCCGCCAGCGCCCTCAAGACCGCACTGATCAGCCAGCTCGGCAGCGCCCGCGTGCTGCAAACCGACACCAACTGGCTCAAGGCAAACGACGCGATCACGGGCAGCCTCGACCAGGTGTTCCAGCCCGGCGCCAACACGAAAGCCATCCTTGACCGCACCTGCCAGACGGTGGACGGCCTGTAA
- a CDS encoding cupin domain-containing protein has product MHQAKIDETPLRYDTYGPGYLSRGPRTDFGVVVLPPGQDFPNHYHEQTEESFFTLEGRVTLWTNGRRIELGPGDYHRCDPMEMHYFVNEGEVPWRAVFIKAPHNPGDGVTVEWKPGQPVPQIGPDLREE; this is encoded by the coding sequence ATGCATCAGGCCAAGATCGACGAGACGCCCCTGAGGTACGACACCTACGGCCCCGGGTACCTGTCACGGGGCCCCCGGACCGATTTCGGGGTGGTGGTGCTGCCGCCCGGGCAGGACTTCCCGAACCACTACCACGAGCAGACCGAGGAATCCTTTTTCACCCTGGAAGGCCGCGTGACCCTCTGGACCAACGGGCGGCGCATCGAGCTGGGACCCGGCGACTACCACCGCTGCGATCCGATGGAAATGCACTACTTCGTCAACGAGGGGGAGGTGCCCTGGCGCGCGGTGTTCATCAAGGCGCCCCACAACCCCGGCGACGGCGTGACGGTGGAATGGAAGCCTGGACAACCGGTGCCCCAGATCGGCCCCGACCTGCGGGAGGAGTGA